cagccatccacttcacatcagaatacagcccatgcacctgcacccaaatccagcagacatacacctccaacaaccactcccttagcctccactcccattactactccctcctcctgccccaacgtccctaaaaagctttccctttcccaacttgacctcttccctcccttccccccgtcctgcatgtatgagcAGGATACAAaggtcacagcccagcacctcagccaaacagtccacggggacaatggtagcaccacctactcgtgttggtaaggataccacacctccaggcaagaaggggaaggagcctgcaccaccaggcaagaaggggaaggagcctgcaccaccaggcaagaaggggaaggagtctgcaccaccaggcaggaaagGGAAGAACCCATCCACCTCTGCAAGGAATGGTGAGGGATCTGcacccatgtactggaggagacgaagccctctacagcagtggaggctgtcagggtgactcctacatcaccaccagctgtcacgggcccccactgccagctgatgaattgcagccatcagaaagtgcagaggctgcccaggaggctcatcCATcctccaccacactgcagccatcagaaagtgaagaggcggcccaggaggctcctccatccaccactacactgcagccatcagaaagtgcagaggctgctcagaaggctcctccatccaccaccacactgcagccatcagaaagtgcagaggctgcccaggaggctcatcCATcctccaccacactgcagccatcagaaagtgaagaggcggcccaggaggctcctccatccaccactacactgcagccatcagaaagtgcagaggctgctcagaaggctcctccatccaccaccacactgcagccatccaaAAGTGAAGAggcggcccaggaggctcctccatccaccactacactgcagccatcagaaagtgcagaggctgctcaGAAGGCTccttcatccaccaccacactgcagccatccaaaagtgcagaggcggcccaggaggctcctccatccaccaccacactacaGTCATTATCGCCAgcagatgccatgtaggccacactacaGGGGCTGATGTACGAGTTGCCCCCTCCActacagaaactgtggccttggactccccaggacagagcaatgggcaagttgccccctccagaaccagtgagaaagtcacccacttgagagactatggcctttgaGTCCCAATGACAGAGTAGTGGGCAAGTTGCCCACTCccaaaccagtgggaaagtcacccactccagagactgtggcctagcactctgCAGGACAGagcaaggggcatggagccccttcatgAACCAGTGGGCTTCTTCCCGCATCTGGCCGAGGTTCccgcccctccccctgaggtgcctgcctatttgcaaactgatgcccctgcagtgtagtatccagatgtggtcaggattcgagttgagccttagactgtgccctgcggccatgtgggccctttgaacattggattgGGCAGTgtacctttgtgtacatgtgtacatatctgtttcattgacaaatcgaattagtTATTTTGATGTGGATCTGATTaaaatcactttcgtccattcctgtcactcttgttttcctccctccctttcttatgtgctaggcgtctgtactcacagtcgtcgtcttcgtcagccttggtgttccaggtggagcgttacgtagaagatcatcggaaagacttgcagttcaggttctatGGCTGCGTTCTTCTTCCctctgtctccgatggtgagtcctttctcttcagtgatgcgtttccaccagggttttgatggcactggtactgccctggaaaaggtggtggagtgatgtgtcttaatatggagggcagtacattgtcttccgcttggcttttggtggctactgctgtgttgagagctgtttttgccctggcagttggtgtggtagatTGGCAGTCtacgggagttatcaccgccatggtcatgttctggcggtagttaccgccagcctgttggtggtattaaggCGGTATTAAGGCCACTTTAtaactcaccaccagggtcatgttGAGGgcataagactcttattattttgaagatccataacttgacttgtttatgtttgatttttgttgttttggtcttggtttgtttagattaatggctggcctggtttgtagtgggtaccttgggtacttacaccttacaccaggtccagttatcccttattattgaagaagtaatgttccagcagcttagactgatagagatagctatagcagagtagcttaggctgacctaggagacaagcaaagctcatgcattaccagttatagttacacagtacttatacacaagtaaagacaatactcagtgttcccaaaaatgtaggtagtttatttgggtgacacagtacccaaaatatcttagaggcaatactccttctggagccaAGTattatcatacacaatatatacactaggcaccaaaataaggtaagtagttAGACATAGCatggtgcaaacaataggaaatgctatagaatgcaaagggacaaaataggtttaggggcaacataaaccatatactaagaaagtggaatgcgaatcacaaattcccccctagacaagtgtagtgtgtgcagaa
The Pleurodeles waltl isolate 20211129_DDA chromosome 11, aPleWal1.hap1.20221129, whole genome shotgun sequence genome window above contains:
- the LOC138265094 gene encoding brain acid soluble protein 1-like, whose product is MPQPGVERAPAFSSEELEKIVNKVIPLYDQLYGSPEKQPSESAEAAQEAHPSSTTLQPSESEEAAQEAPPSTTTLQPSESAEAAQKAPPSTTTLQPSKSEEAAQEAPPSTTTLQPSESAEAAQKAPSSTTTLQPSKSAEAAQEAPPSTTTLQSLSPADAM